Genomic segment of Lemur catta isolate mLemCat1 chromosome 2, mLemCat1.pri, whole genome shotgun sequence:
CCTTCCTAGAACTGCTGCAGGTCAGGCAATGGCTGTCTGGCCTCTCAGGtgagagcaggggagggggcggggagaggggctgggtAGGACTCACTTAGGTTGTGATTGTCTTTCTTCTGCCGCTCCTTGGCCAGGGCCCTGCTCTCAGCATCTGGAGgccagggagaaggagaggagctgggtgctgggtggggaTGAAGGAGGAGGGGACCCAGGGCACAGGGAGGGACGAGGGCAGTACCTGTGAGCTCTCGCTTCTGGGTCAGGTCTGCCGGGCAGGAGCTGCTAGTGACGCCCACCAGGGAGGCTGTGACCTGGGGGTCGCTGCTATACACGTTCAGGTGGCTGCTAGACAGGGGCAGCTGTGGGGTGAGAGGGGGAGGAGTACCCATCATCCCAAGAGCGGCGGTTCCCTGGGACTCCAGAGGCATCAGATTCACCCTGGGCCCCTCACCCGGCCATGCAAGCTGACGGTCTGCAGAGTGCAGAGCTGCCAGAGATGCAGCCCCTCCCCTCAAGGACGATCAAGCAGTGATAAGTGCGGATGGGATTAGCCCCTAGGCATCATGGAAGCCATAGGGCGGAGGCCGAATCAATTCTGGAGTTTCTGGAAGGTTTCCTGGAGGGCATGGAACTCAATGGAGTCCTGAGCGGATACGTGAGGAAAAGCACTACAGGCTGGTTAACGAGCACAGAAGGGGCGGCTGGCAGAGCGTGGACTGCCGGGTGTGCTGTGGGCAGGGGCGGGAGATTTGGCTGGATCTTGGGCTGCCCTGTTTGACTTGCAAAGACACTGGGGTTTTGGAAGGGACAGTCAGTGGAGGGTTAAGCAGAGGCCTGGCAGGAAAAGATTTGAGCTCTGGAAAGAtctccccagctcctgccacAGACAGAAACAGAACAAATCACAGGCCCAGACCCCACTGTGAACTAGTAAAGCCACCAGACGCTcgcaccctcccttcctccctccctccctccctcctcagcacTCGCTGGCCCTGCCAGCTGCAGGTTTGGACTCAACTGGTCCCAGCCAGCTCCTGCTAAGCCATCCAGCAATGTCACCAGAGCAGTGGAGATTGAGAATCAACTCCTTGACTCCCCACCGCAGGAATTGGGGACTTTCCCTCGGTGGCACGGGCTGGGGCCAGGATCTGGGTAAAGGAGCAGGAGTAGGCAGAGGAGGCCTAGGACCTGCAGAGGAGCATGGGGCAGGGCACCAGCGATTCTACCTGCCTGGCAGAAACACCTGTCAGCCTTGTGCACAGCTTGCCTCAATTTCTTGCCTCACCCAATATTCCCACAATCCTGTGGGTAGATAGCCTCACCCCCACTTTCCACTTGAGAAAACGGGCTCGGAATGTTTGAGGGACTTCCCAAGGTCATAGCAAAAGCCAGAAGCCAGGCCTCTCGAtcccaagcccagctctgccttcccACTTGCCACCTCACCTCTGCCCAGGAGACCCAGAGAACTGGTCACACTGCCAGGCAGCTGCCAGAGGAAGGGGTCTTGTGGCTGGACAAAGCCAGCCCCAATCACTTGCCCCATGGAGTGAAGGGACACAGGCCTTTGACTGCAGGGCCCTGGGCTTGGTAGGGGAGAGAGGCCAGATCCACAGAAGAGCTCATCAGCTCCAGGCCTCCCTGTGGACACACCGCCCACACCCACCCCCACAAtccccctcctgccttccctcgGCTCCCACCCCACGCAGAAGGCCGCCCCGACTGTCCCAGCTCCTCTCTCCCTTCTGAAGGCCCATGATGCACACAGGCTGAGGCACATCCTTCTTGATCCATAATTCTGCTGGGCCTTGGGCCCTTATCACCTACAGAAAGATGCCGGctccaggccgggcacggtggctcatgcctgtaatcctagcactctgggaggctgaggcgggaggatcgctcgaggtcaggagttcgagaccagcctgagcaagagcgagacccctgtctctactaaaaatagaaagaaattagctggacaactaaaaatatatatagaaaaaattagccaggcatggtggcacatgcctgtagtcccagctactcgggaggctgaggcaggaggatcgattgagcccaggagtctgaggttgctgtgagctaggctgatgtcacggcactctagcccggcaacagagtgagactctgtctcaaaaaaaaaaaaaaaaagatgccggCTCTGCCTGGTGAGGATCTGTCTCTAGCTCTCTCAGGCTCAAAGCCACTCTGGTCCTCTGCCCCtcgaccccacccccaccccacacacacccaccccagcctggccaggAGTACCGTGTTGGGCATCTGCATTTCAGGATTGATGTAACCCAGGACATCGTCCAGTCGCATGATGTTGTCGATGACATCATCaaactggaagaaagaaaagtccaCCTGGGGAGGGCCCACCAGGAGatgggcaggggggaggggcaCTGAAACAGCCACTGACCTGGAGGGAACTTGGAGCCCACCCGACCCAACCTGCTcctctgggggaggaggaaacagaCTGAGTGAGGGAGGAGCCGTCCCCATCTCACTGGCCccaaggccaggccagggctCTTCCCAAGGAgcctccctgcccagggagcCTCCTTGACATACCTGCTGCCTAGGGCTTTGTGGGTGTGCTGGGCTGTCCTGCATGAGCCTCCTGCTTCTCCCTATCAGAGCTCTCAAAAGCAGGGATGGTGTTTCCCCTGTGAGGCTGGGGCTCCCCGAGGACGGGGCTATGTCCCCCCTCAGACTGGGCTCCCCGAGGACAGGGCCATGTccccctcagactggggctcTCTGAGGACGGGGCCATGTCtcccctcagactggggctccctgaggacagggctgtgtctcccctcagactggggctccccgACAACAGGGCCGTGTCTCCCCTGAGACCGGGGCTCCCCAAGGATGGGGCCATGTCccccctcagactggggctccccaAGGATGGGGCTGTGTCccccctcagactggggctccccgAGGACAGGGCTGTGTTCCCCCTCAGACCGGGGCTCTCTGAGGACAGGGCCGCATCtcccctcagactggggctccccaAGGACAGGGCCATGTCCCCGctcagactggggctccccaAGGACAGGGCCGTGTCAcccctcagactggggctccccaAGGATGGGGTCATGTCCCCTCTCAGACTCGGGCTCCCCAAGGACAGGGCCGTGTCAcccctcagactggggctccccaAGGACAGGGCTGTGTCCCCCCTCAGACTGGGACTCCCCGAGGACAGCACCCCTGCCTCTGCCATTAGACTGGGCATCTCAGGACCACAGCAGCTGGCACCAGCcctgccagcagcagcagccactggCCAACTCCTCACTCACCTCCCGCTCGGGGTTGGAGCCGATGTGCAGCATGGCCATGGGGCTGTTGGGAGCACTGTTTCCTGCTGAGGATGACAGCACATGTCCGGCCCGCACCCCCGGGGAGGCAGCTGGCGGGGGCTTcggggagccctgggcagggctgaTATGGGCAGCAAACTTGTTCCCATAGGTCTCGGACAGGTACTCCCGCACCTTCTGGTGCTGGGACTGCTGCAGATGGTAGGACGTGGGATTCTCCAGGTAGGACTGCacctgggagggagagaaggtgagGGCTCTAGGGAGGGCTGGCACCAGCGGGGTGGGGACAGGCCAGAGTGGGCCCTACCTTCAGCACCTCCCCGGGCACAGGTGGTGGTGACTGGAAGTGGACGGGGGTGTTGATGGCCGGGGTGGGCGGCCCcgccagctgctgctgctgctgctgctgctgcatgtAATGCATGACGGCCTGCTGCTGCATGCGCTCCCGCTGCTCCTCCTGCTGCGCCTGCTCCCGCATGAGCTGCATGCGCAGCCCGATGCGCGACGCCATGGCGGCCGCCGGCGCTGGCTCCCTGTGGATGG
This window contains:
- the TFEB gene encoding transcription factor EB, which produces MASRIGLRMQLMREQAQQEEQRERMQQQAVMHYMQQQQQQQQLAGPPTPAINTPVHFQSPPPVPGEVLKVQSYLENPTSYHLQQSQHQKVREYLSETYGNKFAAHISPAQGSPKPPPAASPGVRAGHVLSSSAGNSAPNSPMAMLHIGSNPEREFDDVIDNIMRLDDVLGYINPEMQMPNTLPLSSSHLNVYSSDPQVTASLVGVTSSSCPADLTQKRELTDAESRALAKERQKKDNHNLIERRRRFNINDRIKELGMLIPKANDLDVRWNKGTILKASVDYIRRMQKDLQKSRELENHSRRLEMTNKQLWLRIQELEMQARVHGLPTTSPSGMNMAELAQQVVKQELPGEEGPGETLMLGAEVPDPEPLPALPPQAPLGPPAQPPSPFHHLDFSHSLGFGGGDDEGPPGYPEALGPEHGSPFPNLSKKDLDLMLLDDSLLPLASDPLLSTMSPEASKASSRRSSFSMEEGDVL